Proteins encoded together in one Candidatus Methylomirabilota bacterium window:
- a CDS encoding CoA transferase has translation MAVPPLDGLGVLDLTNQLAGPYCTMLLGDLGADVIKVERPGTGDEARAGGPHIAGESAPFMIVNRNKRSLTIDLKTAEGRTLARRLAQRADVIVENWRPGTAARLGLGYEDVRAHTPRVIYCSISGFGQTGPYAPRGGFDRIAQGMAGLMSINGEEDGPPLPVPVPVADIGAGMFAALAVLAALQARARTGQGQQIDASLLETPIAWAVYEAAAHFATGEVPPRLGQGHRTNAPYQAFRTADGWINLGGGSPTFWPQICGLLGLETLVDDPRFATPALRVRNRKALAALLEERFTTAPTSVWLERLEGAGVPAGPILTYDQVFADPHVRQRQMVVEVDHPRAGRTRILGIPYKLSGTPGAIRRPAPMLGEHTDEILRGLGYDAAAIRSLRERKIV, from the coding sequence ATGGCGGTCCCGCCCCTCGACGGCCTCGGCGTGCTCGACCTCACCAACCAGCTGGCCGGCCCCTACTGCACGATGCTGCTGGGCGACCTGGGTGCCGACGTGATCAAGGTGGAGCGCCCCGGGACGGGCGACGAGGCCCGCGCCGGGGGCCCGCACATCGCCGGCGAGTCGGCGCCATTCATGATCGTCAATCGCAACAAGCGCAGCCTCACGATCGACCTCAAGACTGCCGAGGGGCGCACGCTGGCCCGGCGCCTCGCCCAGCGCGCCGACGTGATCGTCGAGAACTGGCGCCCGGGGACGGCGGCCCGCCTGGGTCTCGGCTATGAGGACGTCCGGGCCCACACGCCGCGCGTCATCTACTGCTCGATCTCGGGCTTCGGGCAGACCGGACCCTATGCCCCGCGCGGGGGGTTCGACCGCATCGCGCAGGGGATGGCGGGGCTGATGTCGATCAACGGCGAGGAGGACGGCCCGCCACTGCCGGTGCCCGTTCCCGTCGCCGACATCGGCGCCGGAATGTTCGCGGCCCTCGCCGTCCTGGCCGCGCTGCAGGCGCGCGCTCGCACGGGCCAGGGCCAGCAGATCGACGCCTCGCTCCTCGAAACGCCGATCGCTTGGGCGGTGTACGAGGCGGCCGCGCACTTCGCGACGGGTGAGGTGCCTCCGCGGCTGGGCCAGGGGCATCGCACCAACGCGCCGTATCAGGCGTTCCGCACCGCCGACGGCTGGATCAACCTGGGCGGCGGCTCCCCGACCTTCTGGCCGCAGATCTGCGGACTGCTCGGGCTGGAGACGCTCGTCGACGACCCCCGCTTCGCCACGCCGGCCCTCCGCGTCCGGAATCGCAAAGCGCTGGCTGCGCTCCTCGAGGAACGATTTACAACAGCGCCGACCTCGGTCTGGCTCGAACGCCTGGAGGGGGCCGGAGTGCCCGCCGGTCCCATTCTGACCTACGATCAGGTCTTCGCAGACCCGCACGTACGCCAGCGCCAGATGGTGGTCGAGGTCGACCACCCGCGCGCGGGGCGGACGCGCATCCTTGGCATCCCTTACAAACTCTCCGGCACGCCCGGCGCGATCCGCCGGCCGGCGCCCATGCTGGGGGAGCACACCGACGAGATACTCCGGGGGCTGGGCTACGACGCGGCAGCGATCAGGAGCCTGCGCGAGCGGAAGATCGTCTGA